The Vulpes lagopus strain Blue_001 chromosome 24, ASM1834538v1, whole genome shotgun sequence genome has a window encoding:
- the LYPD6B gene encoding ly6/PLAUR domain-containing protein 6B produces MLPLRHALAVAVVHIFILSESWALAKNINFYNVRPPLDPTPFPNSFKCFTCENAGDNYNCNRWAEDKWCPQNTQYCLTVHHFTSHGRSTSITKKCASRSECHSVGCHHSRDSEHTECRSCCEGMICNVELPTNHSNAVLAVTRAPGTSGGPAPRLQVPGLPALVWASVLLLL; encoded by the exons ATGCTGCCCCTCCGTCATGCTCTGGCTGTAGCTGTTGTCCACATCTTTATCTTGTCAGAAAGCTGGGCTTTAGCCAAGAACATCAACTTCTACAACGTGAGGCCGCCTCTTGACC ctaCACCATTTCCAAACAGCTTCAAGTGTTTTACCTGTGAAAATGCGGGAGATAATTATAACTGCAATCGATGGGCAGAAGACAAATGGTGTCCACAAA ATACACAGTACTGCCTGACAGTTCACCACTTTACCAGTCACGGAAGAAGTACATCTATCACCAAAAAATGTGCCTCCAGAAGTGAATGTCATTCTGTTGGCTGCCACCACAGCCGAGACTCTGAACATACA GAGTGCAGGTCTTGCTGCGAAGGGATGATCTGTAACGTGGAGCTGCCCACCAACCACTCCAACGCCGTCCTGGCCGTGACGCGCGCCCCGGGGACGTCGgggggccccgcgccccgcctgCAGGTGCCCGGCCTGCCCGCGCTCGTCTGGGCCTCGGTGCTGCTGCTCCTGTGA